From a single Populus trichocarpa isolate Nisqually-1 chromosome 17, P.trichocarpa_v4.1, whole genome shotgun sequence genomic region:
- the LOC18107265 gene encoding F-box protein At5g49610: MDSTGELCRDAIYEVLTRSSIETMGKCRLLSKEYNKLTYESLFTKLHSQKTTIVSGSLIQSMIMNEYQVSFVSTNGLKNHTQISFDFLLEHVEIVSSTNQGVLLCHAHNKSCYYVCIPSIQQWQKVPNPKTRYDTIESSLMVEWSKPLRYKIVRFSEPKFRSHKEFYMYHCIRVELFESATWKWKLLDEVKLPHEESLHRMTKVSVNGSLHWLTWKRNVFAFDVKRESHCLFPLPLPASEGNDVRLTEYKGKLAMTSIDRERNFMEVWIMEDHGRKQWSKRHSINIGVLTRKKPHVSPLAFCNADVVLMGEYFPDVIFFNFKTWHIDMLRLGKGLLHGCFPFQLTFATKEKA, translated from the coding sequence ATGGACTCAACTGGTGAACTGTGCCGAGATGCCATCTATGAAGTGCTAACACGCTCATCAATAGAGACTATGGGGAAATGTAGGCTTTTGTCTAAAGAATACAACAAATTGACCTACGAATCCCTTTTCACAAAGCTGCACAGTCAAAAAACCACCATTGTCTCCGGTTCTCTTATCCAAAGCATGATCATGAACGAATATCAGGTTTCCTTCGTTTCAACTAACGGTTTGAAGAACCATACACAAATatcctttgattttcttctagAACACGTAGAGATTGTGTCATCAACAAATCAAGGGGTCCTACTCTGTCACGCACAtaataaatcatgttattatGTGTGTATCCCATCCATCCAACAGTGGCAAAAGGTCCCAAATCCAAAGACACGATATGATACTATAGAATCCAGCCTAATGGTTGAATGGTCAAAGCCTTTACGATACAAGATTGTGAGATTTTCAGAGCCCAAGTTTCGCTCACATAAAGAATTCTATATGTATCACTGCATTAGAGTTGAGTTGTTTGAATCAGCAACTTGGAAATGGAAGCTGTTGGATGAAGTGAAGTTGCCTCACGAAGAGTCCCTTCATCGCATGACAAAAGTATCTGTAAATGGCTCACTTCATTGGCTCACTTGGAAGAGAAACGTCTTTGCATTTGATGTAAAAAGGGAGAGTCATTGTTTATTCCCACTTCCCTTGCCAGCCTCTGAGGGCAATGATGTCAGACTTACTGAATACAAAGGAAAGCTCGCCATGACCTCTATCGATAGGGAGAGAAATTTCATGGAAGTATGGATTATGGAGGATCATGGCAGAAAACAATGGAGCAAAAGGCATTCGATAAACATAGGGGTTTTAACAAGGAAAAAACCCCATGTAAGTCCTTTGGCCTTTTGCAATGCTGATGTTGTGCTGATGGGAGAATATTTTCCTGATGTAATATTCTTCAACTTTAAGACTTGGCATATTGATATGTTACGATTAGGGAAGGGTCTGCTCCATGGATGCTTCCCATTTCAGCTCACCTTTGCCACCAAGGAAAAAGCATAG